From a single Polynucleobacter asymbioticus QLW-P1DMWA-1 genomic region:
- a CDS encoding peroxiredoxin: MTVAIGQPIPPCSIPATSSLTFSPASAKGKKLVLYFYPKDMTPGCTAESGEFRDNIEAFTKANTLIVGVSRDSLKSHDNFRSKLQLPFELVADTEEILCQLFGVIKMKNMYGKQVRGIERSTFLFDSSGKLAQEWRGLKVPGHVTDVLQAAQATK, translated from the coding sequence ATGACAGTCGCAATTGGTCAACCCATTCCTCCATGCTCTATCCCAGCAACTTCGAGCCTCACATTTTCCCCCGCTTCAGCAAAAGGGAAAAAATTGGTTTTGTATTTTTATCCTAAGGATATGACTCCAGGCTGTACAGCAGAGTCAGGCGAGTTCAGAGACAACATTGAGGCGTTCACTAAGGCCAACACTTTGATCGTTGGGGTTTCCCGCGACAGCCTCAAATCACATGACAACTTCCGTAGCAAATTGCAGTTGCCATTTGAGCTCGTTGCCGATACAGAAGAAATCCTATGTCAGCTGTTTGGTGTTATCAAAATGAAAAATATGTACGGCAAACAAGTCCGAGGGATCGAGCGGAGCACCTTCCTTTTTGACTCTTCTGGCAAGCTTGCACAAGAGTGGCGTGGTCTTAAGGTTCCTGGCCATGTGACAGATGTATTACAAGCTGCTCAAGCTACTAAATAA
- a CDS encoding polysaccharide deacetylase family protein, producing the protein MAKIALKVDVDTLRGTKEGVPNLARTLKRFDLKASFLFSLGPDHTGWALKRVFRPGFLKKVSRTSVVEHYGIKTLLYGVFLPGPDIGKKAAAEMREIDQAGHETGIHTWDHVAWQDAVRDQDATWTKAMMQKSWDRFVQIFGHSPVTYGAAGWQMNTAAFEQLDQWGIQYSSDGRAEPNLMPYRLALPSGKAKHVQYPTTLPTFDELIGIDGADEFGAVKKLLEITQSNPNDQVFTLHAELEGQKLLPAFEQLLAGWLNQGHELVTMGELHKSWEATKQLDKIAVLPLTWGEIPNRSGELIIQHN; encoded by the coding sequence ATGGCCAAAATCGCTCTCAAGGTTGATGTCGATACCCTACGCGGCACTAAAGAGGGCGTCCCCAACCTGGCGCGCACCCTCAAGCGTTTTGACCTCAAAGCCAGCTTTCTATTTAGCCTGGGGCCTGACCATACAGGGTGGGCTCTCAAGAGAGTCTTTCGCCCTGGCTTTTTGAAAAAAGTAAGCCGCACTTCAGTAGTCGAGCACTACGGCATCAAAACCCTTTTGTATGGCGTTTTTCTGCCAGGACCTGATATCGGTAAAAAAGCAGCGGCTGAGATGCGTGAGATTGATCAAGCTGGGCATGAAACAGGTATTCATACTTGGGACCATGTAGCTTGGCAAGATGCGGTGCGAGACCAAGATGCGACTTGGACAAAAGCGATGATGCAAAAGAGCTGGGATCGTTTTGTTCAAATCTTCGGTCATTCACCAGTGACTTATGGTGCCGCGGGTTGGCAAATGAATACAGCAGCATTTGAGCAACTCGACCAATGGGGAATTCAGTATTCCTCAGATGGACGAGCAGAACCAAACCTGATGCCCTACCGATTAGCCCTGCCATCAGGCAAAGCAAAGCATGTGCAGTATCCGACCACACTCCCCACCTTTGATGAGCTCATCGGAATTGATGGCGCAGATGAGTTTGGAGCGGTTAAAAAACTACTAGAGATCACCCAAAGCAACCCCAATGATCAGGTCTTCACCCTCCATGCCGAGCTAGAAGGACAAAAGCTACTGCCTGCGTTTGAGCAGTTATTGGCTGGCTGGCTCAATCAAGGCCATGAGCTAGTCACCATGGGTGAGCTTCATAAATCCTGGGAAGCCACCAAACAACTCGATAAAATAGCAGTATTGCCACTCACCTGGGGTGAGATACCTAATCGAAGTGGCGAACTGATTATTCAGCACAACTAA
- a CDS encoding bifunctional UDP-4-keto-pentose/UDP-xylose synthase: MKKVLILGVNGFIGHHLSKRILETTSWDVYGMDMQNDRLGDLINHPRMHFFEGDITINKEWVEYHIRKCDVILPLVAIATPATYVQQPLKVFELDFEANLPIVRSAVKYKKHLVFPSTSEVYGMCEDSEFDPSKSNMVYGPINKPRWIYACSKQLMDRVIWGYGMEGLRFTLFRPFNWIGPGLDSIYTPKEGSSRVVTQFLGHIVRGEPINLVDGGAQKRAFTYIDDGIDALMHIIANKDGIANGKIYNIGNPKNNHSVRELANQMLDIARSIPEYAKTANDVKIVETTSGAYYGEGYQDVQNRVPAIDNTMSELGWKPTTTMADALKNIFEAYRQDVDKARHLVDKE, translated from the coding sequence ATGAAAAAAGTACTCATTCTTGGCGTTAATGGCTTTATTGGCCACCACCTTTCAAAACGTATTCTGGAGACAACCAGTTGGGATGTCTATGGAATGGATATGCAAAATGATCGTCTTGGCGACCTCATCAATCATCCGCGCATGCATTTCTTTGAAGGTGATATCACCATTAATAAAGAGTGGGTCGAATATCACATTCGCAAGTGCGATGTCATCTTGCCTTTGGTCGCTATTGCAACACCAGCTACTTATGTGCAGCAACCACTCAAAGTATTTGAGCTTGATTTCGAAGCCAATCTTCCGATCGTGCGCTCTGCCGTGAAATACAAAAAGCATTTGGTCTTTCCATCTACCTCTGAGGTTTATGGCATGTGCGAAGACAGTGAGTTTGATCCGTCAAAATCGAATATGGTTTATGGCCCAATCAATAAACCGCGCTGGATTTATGCCTGCTCCAAGCAACTAATGGATCGTGTGATTTGGGGTTATGGCATGGAAGGCTTACGCTTCACACTCTTCCGCCCGTTTAACTGGATCGGTCCTGGCTTAGATAGTATCTACACTCCTAAAGAAGGCTCATCTCGTGTTGTCACTCAGTTCTTGGGCCATATTGTTCGTGGCGAACCCATCAACTTAGTAGATGGTGGTGCGCAAAAACGCGCCTTTACTTATATAGATGACGGTATCGATGCATTAATGCATATCATCGCCAATAAAGATGGTATTGCCAACGGCAAGATCTACAACATTGGTAATCCAAAAAATAATCACTCAGTACGTGAATTAGCTAATCAAATGCTCGATATTGCTCGCAGTATTCCTGAGTACGCTAAGACTGCAAATGATGTGAAGATTGTAGAAACGACATCGGGTGCTTATTACGGCGAAGGTTATCAAGACGTTCAAAATCGTGTGCCAGCAATTGACAACACGATGAGTGAATTAGGCTGGAAGCCAACAACAACGATGGCTGATGCGCTCAAGAATATTTTTGAAGCCTATCGTCAGGATGTTGATAAAGCCCGTCACTTAGTCGACAAAGAATAA
- a CDS encoding formyltransferase, with amino-acid sequence MHAVVFAYHNVGVGCLKALIAAGIKVDLVVTHQDDPNENVWFGSVAQLCQEKNIDCITPNASQLVELIPRLRALAPDYIFSFYYRHMISAEILAIAKIAALNMHGSLLPKYRGRAPVNWAILHGESETGATLHVMEAKPDAGDIVGQASVAIGPDETATEVFGKVSQAAVKVITQVLPDLITGKITRKPNELEKGSYFGGRKPSDGQIHWDQTALQVHNLVRAVAPPYPGAFTDHQGKTMIVSKTSLKGPFAANLDLGLAGIQVVDNRVFGICGDRQAVEILEWFPAGK; translated from the coding sequence TTGCACGCAGTCGTCTTTGCATATCACAATGTTGGTGTCGGTTGCCTAAAGGCACTTATTGCGGCTGGTATCAAAGTGGATTTAGTAGTGACCCACCAAGATGATCCCAATGAAAATGTATGGTTCGGTAGTGTGGCTCAGCTTTGCCAAGAAAAAAATATTGACTGCATCACACCTAACGCAAGTCAATTGGTCGAATTGATCCCCAGGCTACGAGCACTTGCTCCCGATTACATTTTTTCTTTTTACTATCGCCACATGATTTCCGCAGAGATCTTGGCCATTGCCAAAATTGCAGCACTCAATATGCATGGCTCTCTACTTCCTAAATATCGCGGCCGAGCACCAGTGAATTGGGCAATCTTGCATGGTGAATCTGAAACTGGGGCTACTTTGCATGTCATGGAAGCCAAACCAGATGCCGGAGACATTGTTGGACAAGCCTCGGTTGCTATTGGCCCTGATGAAACTGCCACAGAGGTGTTTGGCAAAGTCAGTCAGGCAGCCGTAAAGGTCATTACTCAAGTTTTACCAGATCTCATTACCGGCAAAATCACCCGTAAACCCAATGAGCTCGAAAAAGGAAGCTATTTTGGGGGCAGAAAGCCGTCAGACGGGCAAATTCATTGGGATCAAACAGCACTGCAGGTCCATAACCTGGTCAGAGCAGTAGCACCCCCTTATCCAGGCGCCTTCACAGACCATCAGGGCAAGACCATGATTGTCAGCAAAACAAGCCTCAAGGGGCCATTTGCGGCCAATCTGGATCTTGGGCTTGCGGGCATCCAAGTGGTTGATAATCGGGTATTCGGCATTTGCGGGGATCGCCAAGCAGTAGAAATCTTGGAATGGTTCCCTGCTGGCAAATAA
- a CDS encoding glycosyltransferase — MTANLVANPKLSIVIPVYNEEDGLQALFDRLYPALDALAAKRKIAYEIVFVNDGSKDRSAGILAKQVELRPDVTRAVIFHSNFGQHMAIMAGFEYAQGEHIITLDADLQNPPEEIDALTEQLLNGHDYVGTIRSARQDSFFRKFASRLMNRLREKITRITMTDQGCMLRGYSRRIVDLVRQCDESNTFIPALAYTFAANPTEITVKHEERFAGESKYSLYQLIRLNFDLVTGFSVMPLQIFSILGMLLALAAGSLFVYLLVRRFVLGAEVEGVFTLFALTFFLIGVMLFGLGLLGEYIGRIYQQVRERPRYVVQTVLEKK, encoded by the coding sequence ATGACTGCAAATTTAGTTGCCAATCCGAAGCTCAGTATTGTTATTCCCGTTTACAACGAGGAAGATGGGCTTCAAGCATTATTTGATCGCCTCTACCCTGCGCTAGATGCCCTTGCGGCCAAACGCAAAATTGCCTATGAAATCGTTTTTGTAAACGATGGCAGCAAAGATCGTTCCGCCGGCATCCTGGCTAAACAAGTTGAACTACGACCTGACGTGACTCGTGCTGTGATATTTCATAGCAATTTTGGTCAACATATGGCCATCATGGCTGGCTTTGAATATGCCCAAGGTGAACACATCATTACCCTGGATGCCGACCTTCAAAATCCGCCAGAAGAAATTGATGCACTCACTGAGCAATTATTAAATGGTCATGACTACGTAGGAACAATTCGATCAGCTCGTCAAGATAGCTTCTTCAGAAAATTTGCCTCTCGCCTCATGAATCGTCTACGTGAAAAAATTACCCGTATTACGATGACCGATCAAGGCTGCATGCTGCGTGGCTATAGCCGTCGCATTGTGGATTTAGTTCGTCAATGCGATGAGAGCAATACATTTATTCCAGCACTGGCCTATACATTTGCAGCCAATCCAACAGAAATTACCGTCAAACACGAAGAACGTTTTGCAGGTGAGTCCAAATACAGTTTGTATCAGTTAATTCGTTTGAATTTCGATTTGGTCACTGGCTTCTCTGTAATGCCTTTGCAGATCTTCTCCATACTGGGCATGCTCTTAGCGCTTGCTGCAGGCAGCCTATTCGTCTATCTATTGGTACGCCGCTTTGTTCTGGGCGCCGAGGTTGAAGGGGTCTTCACGCTGTTTGCTCTGACCTTCTTCTTGATCGGCGTGATGTTATTTGGATTAGGTTTACTAGGCGAATATATCGGGCGTATCTATCAGCAAGTCAGAGAGCGCCCTCGTTATGTTGTGCAAACTGTTTTAGAGAAAAAATAA
- a CDS encoding DegT/DnrJ/EryC1/StrS family aminotransferase, which yields MSAPTFIPFTRPNFNQETIDAVAEVLRSGWVTSGPKLAEFESTLSEYFGGRPVRCFANGTATMKIALQVAGIGPGDEVITTPISWVATSNVILGVGAKPVFVDIDPITRNIDLNKVANAITPKTRAIMPVYLAGLPVDMDRLYAIANQYKLRVIEDAAQAFGSQWQGKRIGSIGDLVSFSFQANKNLSTVEGGCLVLNNEAEAKLAEKLRLQGLTRQGMDGMDVDVLGGKDNLTDVNAVIGLEQLKQLPSYQTRRAALARQYFDLIRTELKSAGLEDLNLELPVESFTDTNWHMFQVVLPLDQITIDRAQVMMELKDLGIGTGVHYPAITGFTLYKDQGYKTSDTPIAERIGRSILTLPLFPAMTDEDIGRIAKGLVGILKKYRKN from the coding sequence ATGTCAGCACCAACATTTATTCCGTTCACGCGCCCGAACTTCAATCAAGAAACGATTGATGCGGTTGCCGAGGTTTTACGTTCTGGTTGGGTAACCTCAGGTCCCAAGCTCGCAGAATTTGAATCCACTCTGAGCGAATATTTTGGAGGTCGTCCGGTGCGGTGTTTTGCCAATGGCACAGCCACAATGAAAATTGCATTGCAAGTTGCTGGCATTGGCCCTGGTGATGAAGTCATCACCACTCCGATTTCTTGGGTTGCTACTTCAAATGTGATTTTGGGTGTCGGCGCTAAACCCGTCTTTGTAGATATTGATCCCATTACTCGCAATATCGACCTCAATAAAGTGGCTAATGCAATTACACCAAAAACACGCGCGATCATGCCCGTCTATTTAGCAGGACTGCCCGTAGACATGGATCGACTCTACGCCATAGCCAATCAATATAAGCTGCGCGTAATAGAAGATGCTGCGCAGGCCTTTGGCTCCCAGTGGCAAGGCAAGCGAATTGGCAGCATTGGTGATCTAGTGAGCTTTAGTTTTCAGGCCAATAAAAATCTCTCTACTGTTGAGGGTGGCTGCCTTGTTCTGAACAATGAAGCCGAGGCAAAGTTAGCTGAAAAATTGCGTTTGCAAGGTCTCACTCGCCAAGGCATGGATGGTATGGATGTAGATGTGCTGGGCGGAAAAGATAACCTCACCGATGTCAACGCAGTTATCGGCCTAGAGCAACTAAAACAATTACCAAGTTATCAAACACGCAGAGCAGCACTAGCGCGCCAATACTTTGATCTCATTCGCACAGAACTCAAATCCGCTGGCTTAGAAGATTTAAATCTCGAGTTGCCAGTAGAAAGCTTTACCGATACGAATTGGCACATGTTCCAAGTGGTTTTGCCTTTGGATCAAATAACAATTGATCGAGCACAAGTGATGATGGAGTTAAAAGATCTGGGCATTGGCACTGGAGTGCATTACCCAGCCATTACTGGATTCACGCTTTATAAAGATCAGGGCTACAAAACCTCTGACACACCCATTGCCGAACGTATTGGGCGCTCCATCCTAACGCTCCCTTTGTTTCCAGCCATGACTGATGAGGATATTGGCCGCATAGCCAAGGGATTAGTTGGTATCTTAAAAAAATACCGTAAAAACTAG
- a CDS encoding ArnT family glycosyltransferase, with the protein MQFGQIRQSSALHPGKILLLVIIYGLLWFGTLNYRHLIPSDEGRYAEMAREMLVTGDWVTPRYNGYQYFEKPPLQVWATAVTFQIFGIGDWQARLWTALTGFLTILAIGFTGARIYNARVGWLAAVVLASSPMWVISGHFNSLDMGLSAFLVGAVCSLLLAQTSHNKSSSRNWMWACWFFMALATLSKGLIGVAIPAMVFIVYSFSAGDWKIWTRLRFFSGSILFLIVTAPWFVLVSIRNPVFLEFFFIHEHLQRFTQDAHSRTGPLYYFIPLLVIGLLPWVLQLPGALIQGWNERKPTFSITWLLVCWSVVIFAFFSVSQSKLPGYIIPIFPALALLIGNRLERLLGHTNVMPITWQLQALGFAALGCIGFFFLSAIGKQARPDEIDAYAQYVYWVIVALIALITFSLYAAWQCKRNGLQSIVSFAAGFFLCATIAGTGHETLGRAVSGIDLANRIKNTIPEKVNFYSVRMLDHTMPFYLGHTMIMVEDPDELRFGVDQEPELWLPTLDAFIARWKEDQTAYAMMVPEQFVALQSLNLPMQEVDRDSRRVIVKHPDTSTATPQ; encoded by the coding sequence ATGCAATTTGGGCAGATTCGCCAGTCTTCAGCCCTTCACCCCGGCAAAATCCTGCTGCTGGTGATTATTTATGGGCTGCTTTGGTTTGGCACCCTCAATTACCGGCACCTCATCCCCTCTGACGAGGGGCGCTACGCCGAAATGGCCCGTGAAATGCTGGTGACAGGTGACTGGGTTACGCCCCGCTACAACGGCTATCAATATTTTGAAAAGCCACCACTACAAGTGTGGGCTACCGCAGTCACTTTTCAGATATTTGGTATCGGGGATTGGCAAGCAAGACTTTGGACGGCCCTCACTGGCTTTCTCACCATTCTAGCAATTGGATTTACCGGGGCGAGGATTTATAACGCTAGAGTAGGTTGGCTTGCAGCAGTCGTATTGGCATCGAGCCCAATGTGGGTGATTAGCGGCCACTTCAATTCTTTAGACATGGGCTTGTCTGCTTTTTTAGTAGGTGCAGTCTGTAGTCTTTTATTAGCGCAAACCTCACACAACAAATCGAGCAGCCGAAATTGGATGTGGGCTTGTTGGTTTTTTATGGCGCTCGCTACATTATCTAAAGGTCTGATTGGTGTAGCTATTCCGGCAATGGTTTTTATTGTTTACTCATTTAGCGCTGGCGATTGGAAAATCTGGACACGCCTGCGTTTCTTTAGTGGAAGCATTCTCTTTCTCATTGTTACAGCGCCATGGTTTGTATTGGTCTCAATTCGTAATCCAGTGTTTCTAGAATTCTTTTTTATTCACGAACATTTACAACGCTTTACTCAAGATGCCCATAGCCGAACAGGGCCTCTGTATTACTTCATCCCCCTGCTTGTTATTGGCCTACTACCATGGGTGCTACAGCTCCCAGGCGCCTTAATCCAGGGCTGGAACGAGCGCAAGCCCACCTTCTCAATAACATGGCTATTGGTGTGCTGGTCCGTTGTAATTTTTGCCTTTTTTAGTGTCTCGCAATCCAAATTACCGGGATACATCATTCCTATTTTTCCTGCGCTAGCCTTGTTAATAGGAAACCGTTTAGAGCGACTGCTTGGCCATACAAATGTCATGCCGATTACTTGGCAATTGCAGGCGCTTGGATTTGCAGCACTAGGCTGCATTGGCTTTTTCTTCTTATCTGCAATTGGCAAACAAGCAAGACCTGATGAAATAGATGCCTATGCACAGTATGTTTATTGGGTGATCGTTGCATTAATTGCTTTAATTACTTTTAGTCTTTACGCAGCTTGGCAATGCAAGCGTAATGGGCTACAAAGTATTGTGAGTTTTGCTGCCGGATTTTTTCTTTGTGCAACCATCGCCGGCACTGGCCATGAAACTTTAGGTCGCGCTGTTTCTGGAATTGATCTTGCTAATCGGATCAAAAATACGATTCCGGAAAAAGTGAATTTCTATTCAGTTCGCATGCTGGACCACACCATGCCATTTTATTTAGGTCACACCATGATCATGGTTGAGGATCCAGATGAATTGCGATTTGGCGTCGATCAAGAGCCTGAGCTGTGGTTACCTACCCTAGATGCCTTCATTGCGCGCTGGAAAGAAGATCAAACCGCTTATGCCATGATGGTTCCAGAGCAATTTGTAGCGCTGCAAAGTCTAAACTTACCCATGCAAGAGGTGGATCGTGACTCTCGAAGAGTAATTGTGAAACACCCTGATACATCTACTGCGACGCCTCAATAA
- a CDS encoding Mth938-like domain-containing protein → MKLQSDPHSGANTITGYGDGYVEINQTPYAHAVLLSSDGAIAEWPVKTFEDLEAGHFSQMIDLKPELILIGTGKRQRFPKPELLKSLITAKIGFEIMDSQAACRTYNILVGEGRQVLLALIVEPN, encoded by the coding sequence TTGAAGCTTCAATCTGACCCCCACTCAGGAGCCAATACGATCACCGGCTATGGTGATGGCTACGTAGAGATCAACCAGACCCCATATGCCCATGCTGTCTTATTGAGCTCGGATGGGGCTATTGCTGAATGGCCCGTAAAGACCTTTGAGGATCTAGAGGCCGGCCATTTCAGTCAAATGATCGACCTCAAGCCAGAACTGATTCTGATTGGTACAGGAAAACGCCAGCGTTTTCCCAAGCCTGAGCTCCTAAAATCCTTAATTACAGCCAAAATAGGCTTTGAAATCATGGACTCCCAGGCGGCCTGCCGAACTTACAACATCCTTGTAGGCGAAGGCCGCCAGGTCTTGTTAGCGCTGATTGTGGAGCCCAATTAA
- a CDS encoding pyridoxal phosphate-dependent aminotransferase produces MKPILKSQKLNDVCYDIRGPVLELAQRMEEEGHKIIKLNIGNVGVFGFDPPEEIQLDMIRNLSNASAYSDSKGIFSARKAIMQYCQEKGIQGVTLDDVYTGNGVSELIVLSMNALLNDGDEVLVPAPDYPLWTAAVSLSGGTPVHYLCDESKEWAPDLADLRKKITPSTKAIVVINPNNPTGAIYSKEVLVELTQIARENGLILFADEIYDKMLYDGEKHLSLASLSTDVVIITFNGLSKNYRSCGYRAGWMVVSGDKEMVRDYIEGLNMLCSMRLCANVPGQYAIQTALGGYQSINDLVNEGGRLARQRDLAWKLITEIPGVSCVKPKSALYLFPKLDPEIYPIEDDQQFVADLLKDEKVLLVQGSGFNWGKPDHFRVVFLPHEDVLKEAIGRLARFLERYRQKHGRKASSTATKAS; encoded by the coding sequence GTGAAACCCATCCTAAAGTCCCAAAAACTGAATGATGTCTGCTACGACATTCGCGGGCCGGTGCTCGAGCTCGCTCAGCGTATGGAGGAAGAGGGTCATAAGATCATCAAATTAAACATCGGAAACGTAGGGGTTTTTGGCTTCGATCCTCCTGAAGAAATTCAGTTGGACATGATCCGTAACCTGAGTAACGCTTCTGCTTATTCTGATTCCAAAGGGATCTTTTCCGCTCGTAAGGCAATCATGCAGTATTGCCAGGAAAAAGGGATTCAGGGCGTCACTTTAGATGATGTCTATACCGGTAACGGCGTTTCTGAACTCATCGTGCTGTCGATGAATGCTTTATTAAATGACGGCGATGAAGTGTTGGTACCAGCGCCTGATTATCCATTGTGGACCGCCGCCGTCAGTTTGTCTGGCGGTACTCCAGTGCATTATCTTTGTGATGAATCTAAAGAGTGGGCTCCTGACTTAGCTGATCTTCGTAAAAAAATTACGCCAAGTACAAAAGCGATCGTGGTGATTAATCCGAATAATCCGACCGGCGCAATTTATTCCAAAGAAGTGTTGGTGGAGTTAACGCAGATAGCTCGTGAAAACGGTTTGATTTTATTTGCCGACGAAATTTACGACAAGATGTTGTACGACGGTGAAAAACATCTTTCCTTGGCATCGTTGTCTACCGATGTAGTCATCATTACTTTTAATGGCCTCTCCAAAAATTACCGTTCATGCGGCTACCGTGCTGGTTGGATGGTGGTTTCGGGTGATAAAGAGATGGTGAGGGACTACATTGAAGGCCTTAATATGCTCTGCTCAATGCGCCTATGCGCCAACGTTCCAGGGCAATACGCTATTCAAACTGCGCTTGGCGGCTATCAAAGTATTAATGACTTAGTTAACGAAGGTGGACGCTTAGCAAGACAACGCGATCTTGCGTGGAAATTGATTACTGAAATTCCTGGCGTGAGTTGCGTTAAGCCAAAATCTGCTTTGTATTTGTTTCCTAAATTAGATCCAGAGATTTATCCCATCGAGGATGATCAACAGTTCGTCGCCGATCTTTTAAAGGATGAAAAAGTATTGTTAGTGCAAGGCTCAGGTTTTAATTGGGGCAAACCGGATCATTTCCGCGTAGTCTTCTTGCCTCATGAGGATGTGTTGAAGGAGGCGATTGGCCGCCTTGCACGTTTTCTCGAGCGCTATCGTCAAAAGCATGGCCGTAAGGCTTCTTCAACTGCAACAAAGGCATCATGA
- a CDS encoding homoserine dehydrogenase: protein MKPIQVGLLGIGTVGGGVFTVLERNQDEIQRRAGRGIRIHTVADLNVERAKELVKDRAQVVSDARAVINNPEIDIVVELIGGYGIARDLVLEAIAAGKHVVTANKALIAVYGNEIFKAAHAKGVMVAFEAAVAGGIPIIKALREGLTANRIEWIAGIINGTTNFILSEMRDKGLDFETVLKEAQRLGYAEADPTFDIEGVDAAHKATIMSAIAFGIPMQFEKAHVEGITKLAAIDIRYAEQLGYRIKLLGIAKKTSSGVELRVHPTLIPSKRLIANVEGAMNAVQVFGDAVGTTLYYGKGAGSEPTASAVIADLVDITRLLSADAEHRVPYLAFQPDAVQDTPVLPIGEITTSYYLRMRVADQAGVLADITKILASHGVSIDALLQKEADEGESQTDLVALTHETKEKNMLAAIQEIQDLKTVAGEVVKIRLENLS from the coding sequence ATGAAACCGATTCAAGTAGGTCTATTAGGCATTGGCACCGTAGGTGGTGGCGTATTCACTGTTCTAGAGCGTAACCAAGACGAAATTCAGCGTCGCGCAGGTCGCGGCATTCGTATTCATACCGTTGCCGACCTAAATGTTGAGCGCGCCAAGGAATTGGTAAAAGATCGTGCGCAAGTAGTGAGCGATGCTCGCGCTGTCATCAATAATCCAGAGATTGATATTGTTGTTGAGCTCATTGGCGGCTATGGCATCGCTAGAGATTTAGTGCTCGAGGCTATTGCAGCGGGTAAGCATGTGGTTACTGCTAATAAGGCCTTGATTGCGGTGTATGGCAATGAGATTTTTAAAGCGGCCCATGCTAAAGGCGTGATGGTGGCGTTCGAAGCAGCAGTGGCAGGCGGTATTCCGATTATTAAAGCCTTGCGCGAAGGCTTAACAGCCAATCGCATCGAATGGATTGCCGGAATCATTAACGGCACTACCAACTTTATTCTCTCTGAGATGCGTGACAAAGGCCTGGACTTTGAGACTGTACTCAAGGAAGCGCAACGCCTGGGATATGCCGAGGCAGACCCTACGTTCGATATTGAGGGTGTTGATGCTGCTCATAAAGCAACCATCATGAGTGCAATTGCATTTGGTATTCCAATGCAATTTGAAAAAGCACACGTAGAAGGTATTACTAAATTAGCAGCGATAGATATTCGTTACGCTGAGCAATTAGGCTATCGCATTAAGTTACTCGGAATTGCTAAGAAAACTTCATCCGGCGTTGAGCTGCGCGTTCACCCAACCTTAATTCCATCAAAGCGTTTGATTGCGAATGTTGAAGGTGCCATGAACGCAGTTCAAGTATTTGGGGATGCAGTTGGAACGACTTTGTATTACGGTAAAGGCGCTGGCTCTGAGCCAACGGCTTCTGCAGTGATTGCGGATTTGGTAGATATCACGCGTTTATTAAGTGCGGATGCTGAGCACCGTGTTCCCTATTTGGCCTTCCAGCCTGATGCCGTTCAAGATACACCAGTACTGCCAATTGGTGAGATCACTACCAGTTACTACTTGCGGATGCGGGTTGCCGACCAAGCGGGCGTGTTGGCGGACATCACCAAGATTTTGGCTTCTCATGGAGTATCAATTGATGCGCTGTTGCAAAAAGAGGCTGATGAAGGCGAAAGTCAAACCGATTTAGTGGCTCTGACTCACGAGACTAAAGAAAAAAATATGCTGGCTGCTATCCAGGAGATTCAGGATCTCAAAACAGTCGCAGGTGAAGTGGTGAAGATTCGTTTAGAAAATCTGTCTTAA